One window of Amaranthus tricolor cultivar Red isolate AtriRed21 chromosome 13, ASM2621246v1, whole genome shotgun sequence genomic DNA carries:
- the LOC130798914 gene encoding uncharacterized protein LOC130798914, translated as MSIETNNTNTSDPSVDPASPYFLHASDASFILISTPFSGNNFNDWKRAMTIALSAKNKLGFIDGTIPKPAPNTSFIKAWERVNSTLITWFMKVLDPTIARSILHFVSTAAIWTNLIERFGQTSSTQVYDYLQQLAEIEQGNDSISTFFTKLQILWDKQDAAQPLPTCTCNNCKCNLTSKLLKLQEEQRLISFLMKLNASFKHVRANIIMQYPLPSITHVYRLLIQEEKHKELSDQTPNTESHALFSNKKQFFNNSSSSVSSYKPQHLANRGGYTIRTPMFCDYCKRQGHTKDKCFKIRGYPQNVAPKPQWKGAKVAAVAHNDDSDKEDSQPDHLALIPLLQSSTQDFSI; from the coding sequence atgtcAATTGAAACTAACAACACCAACACCTCTGATCCAAGTGTTGATCCTGCTTCTCCATACTTCTTGCATGCTAGTGATGCCAGCTTCATCTTGATTTCCACTCCTTTTTCTGGAAATAACTTCAATGATTGGAAAAGAGCTATGACAATTGCACTTTCTGCTAAaaacaaacttggttttattGATGGCACCATCCCTAAACCAGCCCCTAATACTTCTTTTATAAAGGCTTGGGAGAGAGTTAATAGCACCCTCATCACCTGGTTCATGAAGGTCTTGGATCCCACAATAGCCAGGAGTATTCTACATTTTGTTTCTACTGCAGCAATATGGACTAACCTCATTGAAAGATTTGGTCAAACTTCAAGCACACAGGTGTATGATTATCTGCAACAACTAGCAGAAATTGAACAAGGAAATGATTCAATTTCCACCTTCTTCACAAAATTGCAGATTCTTTGGGATAAGCAAGATGCTGCCCAACCTCTCCCAACATGCACCTGTAACAACTGTAAATGCAATCTCACTTCAAAATTGCTCAAGCTGCAAGAAGAGCAAAGGTTGATTTCTTTCTTAATGAAACTGAATGCTTCTTTTAAACATGTCAGGGCTAACATCATTATGCAATACCCTCTGCCTTCTATTACTCATGTATATAGGTTGCTTATTCAAGAAGAAAAACATAAGGAACTATCTGATCAAACTCCGAATACAGAATCTCATGCTCTCTTTTCCAACAAGAAACAGTTCTTCAACAATTCCTCTTCATCTGTTTCCTCATACAAACCACAACATCTTGCTAATAGAGGTGGATATACTATAAGAACTCCCATGTTCTGTGATTATTGCAAAAGGCAAGGTCATACCAAGGACAAATGCTTCAAAATACGTGGATATCCACAAAATGTTGCTCCAAAACCTCAATGGAAAGGGGCTAAGGTGGCTGCAGTTGCTCACAATGATGATTCTGACAAAGAAGACTCCCAACCTGATCATTTGGCTCTAATTCCTTTACTCCAGAGCAGTACTCAAGACTTCTCAATCTAA